In Pseudovibrio brasiliensis, the following are encoded in one genomic region:
- a CDS encoding NAD(P)-dependent oxidoreductase gives MKTIIFGATGTVGRLATERMLADGHRVTAFARTPGKLKIEHENLTLLAGNAASADEVAAAVEGHEAVVITLGAGMSRSSTIRSDGTRNVILGMQKHGVKRLVCQSTLGAHESWGNLNFFWKRIMFGALLRPVFKDHELQEELVRVSGLDWTIVRPSAFAPDLATGGYKENFPASEPRLSLKINPADIAGFLSRQLSDAQYLRRAVGIST, from the coding sequence ATGAAAACGATCATATTTGGTGCAACGGGCACCGTTGGCAGGCTCGCCACAGAGAGGATGCTGGCAGATGGGCACAGGGTGACAGCCTTTGCCCGAACACCCGGCAAGCTGAAGATTGAGCATGAAAACCTGACGCTTCTGGCAGGCAATGCGGCCTCTGCTGATGAGGTTGCAGCAGCAGTTGAAGGACATGAAGCGGTGGTGATTACACTGGGTGCTGGAATGTCCCGTAGCAGTACGATCCGGTCGGACGGCACCCGCAATGTCATTCTGGGCATGCAAAAGCATGGGGTGAAGCGGCTGGTCTGTCAGTCCACCCTTGGGGCGCATGAGAGCTGGGGCAACCTTAACTTCTTCTGGAAGCGGATCATGTTTGGTGCGTTGTTGCGGCCTGTGTTCAAAGACCACGAGCTGCAGGAGGAGCTGGTGCGGGTGAGCGGTCTGGACTGGACAATTGTACGGCCCAGCGCATTTGCTCCTGATCTGGCAACCGGCGGCTACAAAGAGAACTTCCCCGCATCTGAACCGCGCCTTTCGCTGAAGATTAACCCAGCAGACATCGCCGGTTTTCTCAGTCGCCAACTTTCGGATGCGCAATACCTTCGCCGTGCCGTGGGGATTTCCACCTGA
- a CDS encoding TetR/AcrR family transcriptional regulator gives MSSQNIPTRDRILKSTWQLLEAGNGNAVRMSDIAKAAKISRQALYLHFPNRADLLTATTRYLDEVHDIEAKLAKSRGAASGTDRLEAWVETWGNYIPTIFGVAKALMAMQETDEEAAAAWNDRILAIRDGCEKAVQALKADGKLTDKMSEEEATDLLLTLLSVRNWEQLRITCNWTQDRYIDMMQQLTAQALVKSG, from the coding sequence ATGTCAAGTCAGAATATTCCCACCCGAGATCGTATCCTGAAGTCCACCTGGCAATTGCTGGAAGCGGGGAATGGCAATGCTGTGCGCATGTCAGATATCGCCAAGGCTGCCAAAATCAGCCGTCAAGCGCTCTATCTGCACTTTCCCAATCGCGCAGATTTGCTCACTGCTACAACGCGTTATCTGGATGAAGTGCACGATATCGAGGCAAAGCTGGCAAAAAGCCGGGGCGCAGCATCCGGCACGGACAGACTGGAAGCCTGGGTCGAGACCTGGGGCAATTACATCCCGACGATTTTTGGTGTGGCCAAGGCTCTCATGGCCATGCAGGAGACCGATGAAGAAGCCGCAGCAGCCTGGAACGACCGAATCCTTGCCATCCGCGATGGTTGCGAAAAGGCGGTGCAAGCACTCAAGGCCGATGGCAAGCTGACGGATAAAATGAGCGAAGAAGAAGCAACCGATTTGCTCCTCACGCTCCTTTCCGTACGCAACTGGGAACAGCTGCGTATCACCTGCAACTGGACGCAAGACCGCTACATAGACATGATGCAGCAGCTGACCGCGCAGGCATTGGTGAAATCAGGATAA
- a CDS encoding TetR/AcrR family transcriptional regulator: MARTRAADYDDKRKSILKLSARAFAQHGYDKTSMAQIAKICGFSKALLYHYYENKETLLIDIISAHLEELVDAVESAGQAEQEPLERLRSLCRALMLAYEDADSEHKLQINELSFLPVEKKQDIIELERKLVAIFAKAVAATNPQFGDGDALIKPVTMSLFGMLNWSYLWFKPGGDLTREGYADLVVQLLLNGSRSIQGTAAS; this comes from the coding sequence ATGGCGCGCACCAGAGCAGCGGATTATGACGACAAACGCAAATCCATCTTGAAGTTATCGGCGCGCGCCTTCGCGCAGCATGGCTACGACAAAACATCCATGGCGCAGATCGCCAAGATCTGCGGCTTCTCCAAGGCTTTGCTCTACCATTACTATGAGAACAAAGAGACGCTGCTGATTGATATCATCAGCGCTCACCTTGAAGAACTGGTTGATGCGGTGGAAAGCGCTGGTCAGGCGGAACAAGAGCCGCTGGAGCGTTTACGTAGCCTGTGCCGTGCTTTGATGCTGGCCTATGAGGATGCAGATTCTGAGCACAAGCTACAGATCAATGAGTTGTCCTTTCTGCCCGTTGAAAAGAAACAAGACATCATTGAGCTGGAACGCAAGCTTGTCGCCATCTTCGCCAAAGCTGTGGCTGCCACTAACCCGCAGTTCGGTGATGGCGACGCACTGATCAAGCCTGTCACCATGAGCCTGTTTGGCATGCTCAACTGGTCTTACCTCTGGTTTAAACCGGGGGGCGACCTGACCCGCGAAGGTTATGCCGATCTGGTGGTGCAGCTTCTGCTGAATGGTTCGCGTTCCATTCAAGGAACTGCGGCGAGCTGA
- the paaK gene encoding phenylacetate--CoA ligase PaaK, with the protein MLEVEERRPDLEPIETAGRDELQALQLERMRWSVRHAYENVKFYKDSFDAAGVHPDDLQSLADLAKFPFTTKQDLRDNYPFGMFAVPEEDICRIHASSGTTGKPTVVGYTKKDIETWAGVVARSIRAAGGKPGDKVHIAYGYGLFTGGLGAHYGAEALGCTVIPMSGGMTERQVRLIEDFKPEIIMVTPSYMLSILDEYRKEGLDPRKSSIKIGIFGAEPWTNSMREEIEQAFDMHAVDIYGLSEVMGPGVAQECVETKDGLHIWEDHFYPEIIDPVTGEVLPDGSEGELVFTTLTKEGLPIIRYRTRDLTRLMPGTARKMRRMEKVTGRSDDMMIVRGVNVFPSQIEEQMLRCDGLSPHYQIELVRKGRMDQLMVKVEAAAHATSDADRLASAKELAVHVKNNIGISVGVDVGLPNSIERSQGKAMRVVDLRPKED; encoded by the coding sequence ATGTTGGAGGTTGAAGAACGCAGGCCTGATCTGGAGCCTATTGAAACGGCTGGACGGGATGAGCTGCAAGCGCTGCAATTGGAGCGCATGCGCTGGTCAGTTCGCCATGCATATGAGAACGTAAAGTTCTATAAAGACAGTTTTGATGCAGCTGGCGTGCATCCCGATGACCTGCAAAGTCTGGCTGATCTGGCGAAGTTTCCTTTCACCACCAAACAGGATTTGCGTGATAATTATCCGTTCGGGATGTTTGCTGTTCCGGAGGAAGACATCTGCCGCATTCATGCATCCTCTGGCACAACTGGCAAGCCAACCGTGGTGGGTTACACCAAGAAGGATATTGAGACCTGGGCGGGTGTTGTTGCCCGTTCCATTCGTGCTGCGGGTGGCAAGCCGGGTGATAAAGTGCACATCGCTTATGGCTATGGGCTGTTCACTGGCGGGCTTGGTGCGCACTACGGTGCTGAAGCGCTTGGCTGTACCGTCATCCCCATGTCTGGCGGCATGACAGAGCGTCAGGTTCGGCTGATTGAGGACTTTAAGCCTGAGATCATCATGGTCACCCCGTCTTACATGCTCTCCATTCTGGATGAGTATCGCAAAGAAGGACTGGATCCACGCAAGAGCTCCATCAAGATCGGCATCTTCGGTGCTGAGCCGTGGACCAACTCTATGCGTGAAGAGATCGAACAAGCCTTCGACATGCATGCTGTTGATATCTATGGCCTTTCAGAAGTGATGGGACCGGGTGTCGCGCAGGAGTGTGTGGAGACCAAGGACGGTCTACACATCTGGGAGGATCACTTCTACCCTGAGATCATTGATCCGGTGACCGGTGAGGTTCTGCCCGACGGATCTGAGGGTGAGCTGGTGTTCACCACGCTGACCAAGGAAGGTCTGCCGATCATCCGCTATCGCACCCGTGACCTGACACGCCTGATGCCAGGCACCGCCCGCAAGATGCGGCGCATGGAGAAGGTCACCGGGCGCTCAGATGACATGATGATCGTGCGCGGTGTGAACGTGTTCCCAAGCCAGATTGAAGAGCAGATGCTGCGCTGTGATGGCCTCTCCCCTCATTATCAGATTGAGCTTGTGCGCAAGGGTCGCATGGATCAGCTGATGGTGAAAGTGGAAGCAGCTGCCCATGCGACCTCTGATGCAGATCGTCTGGCGAGTGCGAAAGAACTGGCGGTTCATGTGAAAAACAATATCGGAATTTCGGTTGGGGTAGACGTGGGCCTGCCAAATTCCATAGAACGAAGCCAAGGCAAGGCCATGCGGGTTGTGGACCTGCGGCCTAAAGAAGATTAA
- the paaI gene encoding hydroxyphenylacetyl-CoA thioesterase PaaI: MDKQELAEAVAASMWEEDEATRALGMTLDEIAPGRAVISMKILERMTNGHKTCHGGYIFTLADSAFAFACNSHNQRVVAFQCSITYLAPAFEDDVLTATAEEITVQGRSGVYDIHVCNQDGARIAEFRGNSRTIKGTHIELSS; the protein is encoded by the coding sequence ATGGACAAGCAGGAATTGGCGGAGGCCGTTGCGGCCTCCATGTGGGAAGAAGACGAAGCAACACGTGCTCTGGGCATGACGCTGGATGAGATTGCACCGGGCCGCGCTGTGATCTCCATGAAGATCCTTGAGCGCATGACCAATGGGCACAAGACATGCCACGGCGGGTACATTTTTACCCTGGCGGACAGCGCGTTTGCTTTTGCATGCAACAGCCATAATCAGCGTGTTGTGGCGTTTCAATGCTCCATCACTTATCTCGCCCCGGCCTTTGAGGATGATGTTCTGACGGCGACTGCCGAGGAAATTACCGTGCAAGGCCGCTCCGGCGTCTACGACATTCATGTGTGCAATCAGGACGGCGCACGCATTGCGGAATTTCGCGGAAACTCGAGGACCATCAAAGGGACCCATATCGAGTTAAGCTCTTAA
- the paaG gene encoding 2-(1,2-epoxy-1,2-dihydrophenyl)acetyl-CoA isomerase PaaG: protein MEGEIMSETTVISEQSILVDVKDTYHVITLNRPDKLNSFNDEMHRALYAALEAADADVNCRAILLTAAGKGFCAGQDLGDRVKPTPGSPPPDLTQTIGDFYNPLIRKLKSINMPIVCAVNGVAAGAGANIAMACDIVIASEKAKFIQAFAKIGLVPDSGGTYFLPRLVGSARARGLAMLGTPITAAQAEEWGMIWKCSSAETFLDEATAMVQELSVGPTIGLGLIKQALNASEGNTLDEQLDLERDYQGEAGRTPDYLEGVTAFMEKRAPKYSGKR from the coding sequence ATGGAGGGAGAGATCATGAGCGAGACCACCGTCATTTCCGAGCAGAGCATTCTGGTGGATGTGAAAGACACCTACCATGTGATTACACTAAACCGTCCTGACAAACTGAACTCGTTCAATGACGAGATGCACCGTGCGCTCTATGCCGCGCTGGAAGCAGCCGACGCGGATGTGAACTGCCGCGCTATTTTGCTGACGGCCGCTGGCAAAGGGTTCTGCGCAGGTCAGGATCTTGGTGACCGCGTGAAGCCGACACCGGGCTCCCCTCCACCGGATCTCACCCAGACCATCGGTGATTTTTATAATCCCCTTATCCGCAAGCTGAAATCGATCAACATGCCGATTGTGTGTGCAGTCAATGGTGTGGCTGCTGGCGCTGGTGCCAACATCGCCATGGCGTGCGATATCGTGATAGCCTCCGAGAAAGCCAAATTCATTCAAGCCTTTGCCAAGATCGGGCTGGTGCCGGATTCTGGTGGCACTTACTTCCTGCCACGTCTCGTAGGCTCAGCTCGGGCGCGCGGGCTTGCCATGCTGGGCACGCCGATCACGGCCGCGCAGGCAGAAGAATGGGGCATGATCTGGAAGTGCTCTTCTGCCGAGACGTTTCTGGACGAAGCCACGGCTATGGTTCAGGAGCTTTCTGTGGGGCCGACCATTGGTCTTGGTCTGATCAAGCAGGCGCTCAATGCCTCTGAAGGCAACACGCTGGATGAGCAGCTTGATCTGGAGCGGGATTATCAGGGCGAAGCGGGCCGCACGCCGGATTATCTGGAGGGTGTGACTGCCTTTATGGAAAAGCGGGCTCCGAAATATTCAGGCAAGCGATAA
- the paaN gene encoding phenylacetic acid degradation protein PaaN, with protein sequence MSNFFEAHKDTLFQAVKTSKSRDYWSAYPEIASGKIYGETAKDDQLAEFEGILGKPFALGQPTNSNWTGSEASPYGKELGVTYEDADPAELVKASQEAGKSWAKASVEERVGVALEMLSRINKKSFLIANAVMHTSGQAFMMAFQAGGPHAQDRGLEAVAYAYDAMTQTPTEVTWTKPQGKHDPIVLDKKFRVVPRGVALVIGCATFPTWNTYPGMFASFVTGNPVIIKPHPMAILPMAISIQIGREVLKEAGFDPNVLLLAADTADAPKTKELVTADAVKIIDFTGSNTFGEWVRENAGDALVYTEEAGVNAITIESTDNLRGMASNIAFSLSLYSGQMCTTPQNIFVPRDGIETNDGKKSFEEVADAIKISLDKLLGDPARAAAILGAVQNPATLERIDAAGKLGKVIRSSEPVEGMNGARSATPTLVAVDSKNEEAYMQERFGPISFIIACDDIDDAIARAAGSAKSHGAITAALYSTDEAVIDKAVDAYAWAGAPLSVNLTGNIYVNQSAAYSDFHVTGANPAGNASLTDGAYVANRFRIATVRRQAAMA encoded by the coding sequence ATGAGTAACTTTTTTGAAGCACATAAAGACACGCTCTTTCAGGCAGTAAAGACAAGTAAATCAAGAGATTACTGGTCTGCTTACCCTGAGATCGCCTCTGGCAAGATCTATGGCGAAACAGCAAAAGACGATCAGCTTGCAGAATTTGAGGGGATTCTCGGCAAGCCATTCGCACTGGGCCAGCCAACCAACAGTAACTGGACAGGCTCCGAGGCCTCACCCTACGGCAAGGAGCTGGGCGTCACCTATGAAGATGCTGATCCAGCCGAGCTGGTCAAAGCCTCGCAGGAAGCGGGCAAGAGCTGGGCGAAAGCATCCGTAGAAGAGCGCGTCGGCGTCGCGCTGGAAATGCTGAGCCGCATCAACAAAAAGTCCTTCCTCATCGCCAACGCGGTGATGCACACCTCCGGTCAGGCGTTCATGATGGCGTTCCAGGCAGGTGGCCCGCACGCGCAGGACAGAGGCCTTGAGGCCGTTGCTTACGCTTATGATGCGATGACCCAGACACCAACCGAGGTGACCTGGACCAAGCCGCAGGGCAAGCATGATCCAATCGTGCTGGACAAGAAGTTCCGCGTTGTCCCACGCGGTGTTGCGCTGGTCATTGGCTGTGCGACCTTCCCAACCTGGAACACCTATCCGGGCATGTTTGCAAGCTTTGTCACCGGCAATCCGGTCATCATCAAACCGCACCCAATGGCGATCCTGCCAATGGCCATCTCTATCCAGATTGGCCGTGAGGTGCTCAAGGAAGCAGGCTTTGATCCAAACGTCCTGCTGCTGGCAGCAGATACTGCGGATGCACCAAAAACCAAGGAGCTGGTCACCGCTGATGCTGTAAAGATCATCGACTTCACAGGCTCCAACACCTTTGGCGAGTGGGTGCGTGAAAACGCAGGCGATGCATTGGTTTATACTGAAGAGGCAGGCGTCAACGCGATTACCATCGAATCGACTGACAACCTGCGCGGCATGGCCAGCAACATCGCGTTCTCCCTGTCGCTCTATTCCGGTCAGATGTGCACCACACCGCAGAACATCTTCGTTCCACGTGATGGCATTGAAACCAATGACGGCAAGAAGAGCTTTGAGGAGGTGGCTGACGCCATCAAGATCTCACTGGACAAGCTCCTCGGCGATCCGGCCCGTGCTGCTGCGATCCTCGGCGCCGTACAAAACCCGGCAACGCTTGAGCGTATCGATGCTGCTGGCAAGCTCGGCAAGGTGATCCGCTCATCCGAGCCTGTTGAAGGCATGAATGGCGCCCGTTCTGCAACGCCAACACTGGTAGCGGTCGATTCCAAAAACGAAGAAGCCTACATGCAGGAGCGCTTCGGCCCGATCTCCTTCATCATCGCTTGTGATGACATCGACGACGCCATCGCCCGCGCAGCAGGTTCTGCAAAGAGCCATGGTGCCATCACGGCAGCGCTTTATTCAACCGATGAAGCTGTGATTGATAAGGCCGTGGACGCTTATGCCTGGGCAGGCGCACCGCTTTCTGTGAACCTAACTGGCAACATCTATGTGAACCAGTCGGCAGCGTATTCTGACTTCCACGTCACCGGCGCCAATCCGGCCGGCAACGCCAGCCTCACAGACGGCGCCTACGTCGCCAACCGCTTCCGCATCGCCACTGTCCGCCGTCAGGCCGCCATGGCGTAA
- the iolG gene encoding inositol 2-dehydrogenase — MTVSIGLLGAGRIGKTHAKAVSQLANAKLAAVYDPFEDAAKEIAAQTGARVDGLDAIMNDPAIDAVIIATPTDLHAEQIEQAARAGKAIFCEKPIHLDGDRVRECLKVVEETGAKLMVGFNRRFDPNFAEVKRQIEAGVIGDVEMVQITSRDPSPPPVDYVKRSGGLFKDMMIHDFDMARFLLGEEVVEVNAMGSAIVSEEIGAAGDVDTATATLKTASGKICTITNSRRATYGYDQRVEVHGSKGMVSAENMRTTTVTVANGEGYTAEPLMDFFMERYEAAYRIELTAFVDALTSGSEISPNGFDGLKALELAEAATAEVAKARELANA, encoded by the coding sequence ATGACTGTTTCAATTGGCCTGTTGGGAGCTGGCCGTATTGGCAAAACCCACGCAAAAGCTGTGAGCCAGCTTGCAAATGCAAAACTGGCGGCTGTGTACGATCCGTTTGAAGATGCTGCAAAAGAAATCGCAGCTCAGACTGGTGCACGCGTTGATGGTCTGGACGCCATCATGAATGATCCGGCGATTGACGCTGTGATCATTGCGACCCCAACCGATCTGCACGCTGAGCAGATTGAGCAGGCGGCACGTGCTGGTAAGGCAATCTTCTGCGAAAAGCCAATCCATCTTGATGGTGACCGCGTTCGTGAGTGCCTGAAGGTTGTTGAAGAGACCGGCGCAAAGCTGATGGTTGGCTTCAACCGTCGTTTTGACCCGAACTTCGCGGAAGTGAAGCGTCAGATCGAAGCTGGTGTGATTGGTGACGTTGAGATGGTTCAGATCACCTCTCGTGACCCTTCCCCGCCACCAGTTGACTACGTGAAGCGTTCTGGCGGTCTGTTCAAAGACATGATGATCCATGACTTTGACATGGCTCGCTTCCTGCTTGGCGAAGAAGTTGTTGAAGTGAATGCAATGGGCAGCGCGATCGTTTCTGAAGAGATCGGCGCAGCTGGTGACGTAGACACGGCTACTGCAACTTTGAAGACTGCAAGCGGCAAGATCTGCACCATCACCAACTCCCGCCGCGCAACCTACGGCTACGACCAGCGCGTGGAAGTTCACGGCTCTAAAGGCATGGTCTCTGCTGAGAACATGCGCACCACCACCGTGACTGTTGCAAACGGCGAAGGTTACACTGCTGAGCCTCTCATGGACTTCTTCATGGAGCGCTATGAAGCAGCTTACCGCATTGAGCTGACTGCCTTTGTTGACGCACTGACCAGCGGCTCCGAGATCTCTCCAAACGGTTTCGACGGTTTGAAGGCTCTTGAGCTGGCAGAAGCAGCAACTGCTGAAGTTGCAAAAGCACGCGAGCTGGCAAACGCTTAA
- the iolB gene encoding 5-deoxy-glucuronate isomerase has product MSKLLVKPSGKEGKVHDITPESAGWGYVGFGLYHLEPGASAKELMKGKEAILVIVEGKATITSDGQDFGTLGERKNVFERIKPWCVYVPAGAEWSATAVTKLTLAVCTAPAKDGSYPARVIGPDDIPSVERGVGANTRYIHPIAMEDQDFAESLLVTEVYTPQGNWSSYPPHRHDEDNFPEMTYLEETYYHRLNPEQGFGFQRVFTEDGELDEAIAMSSGDVVLVPKGHHPCGSPYGYEMYYLNVMAGPMRKWRFQNHPDHDWIAQRDAKPADA; this is encoded by the coding sequence ATGAGCAAGCTTCTCGTAAAACCTAGTGGCAAAGAGGGCAAGGTACATGACATCACGCCTGAAAGCGCCGGTTGGGGCTACGTTGGCTTTGGCCTTTATCATCTGGAGCCGGGCGCAAGCGCCAAGGAACTGATGAAGGGCAAAGAAGCCATTCTGGTTATCGTGGAAGGCAAAGCGACCATCACCTCTGATGGTCAGGACTTTGGCACCCTTGGTGAGCGTAAGAACGTGTTTGAGCGCATCAAGCCATGGTGTGTGTACGTTCCTGCCGGAGCTGAGTGGAGCGCAACCGCTGTTACCAAGCTGACACTGGCTGTGTGTACTGCTCCTGCAAAGGATGGCAGTTACCCTGCCCGCGTGATTGGCCCGGATGACATTCCAAGCGTTGAGCGCGGTGTTGGTGCCAACACCCGCTACATCCACCCAATCGCCATGGAAGATCAGGACTTTGCAGAGAGCCTGCTGGTGACTGAGGTCTACACCCCTCAGGGCAACTGGTCCTCTTATCCTCCGCATCGTCATGACGAAGATAACTTCCCGGAAATGACCTATCTGGAAGAGACGTATTATCACCGTCTCAACCCGGAGCAGGGTTTCGGCTTCCAGCGTGTGTTCACTGAAGATGGTGAGCTGGATGAGGCGATTGCGATGTCCAGCGGGGATGTTGTGCTTGTACCTAAAGGTCACCACCCGTGTGGTTCGCCTTATGGCTACGAGATGTATTACCTGAATGTGATGGCTGGCCCGATGCGCAAATGGCGCTTCCAGAACCACCCTGACCATGACTGGATTGCTCAGCGCGACGCTAAGCCTGCGGACGCCTGA
- the iolE gene encoding myo-inosose-2 dehydratase — protein sequence MIRYGTNPIAWSNDDDRTLGAHISLEQCLKEAGEIGFDGIEKGHKMPTEPEALKAALAPHGLAFVSGWHSLNLLAHSVEDEKKAIQPHLDLLKAMGCKVCITCETSNAIHGADDTALADKPMLADDQWAKFGADVEAVAAYCAEQGISLVYHHHMGTVVQSGEEIDRFMEVTGPNTYLLLDTGHAWFGGADPAQVAKKHMARVRHLHAKNVRPTIREQVEGERLSFLEGVRRGVFTVPGDKEGGVDFEPVLKIAAEHGYEGWLVIEAEQDPDQRNPFTYQSMGLKALREMAVSAGLDKKVVA from the coding sequence ATGATCCGTTACGGAACCAACCCAATTGCATGGAGCAATGACGACGACCGTACTCTCGGTGCGCACATTTCTCTGGAGCAGTGCCTTAAAGAAGCCGGTGAAATCGGCTTCGACGGCATCGAAAAAGGCCACAAGATGCCAACCGAGCCAGAGGCGCTGAAAGCTGCACTGGCACCACACGGTCTTGCCTTTGTTTCTGGCTGGCATTCTCTGAACCTTCTGGCACACAGCGTTGAAGACGAGAAGAAAGCGATCCAGCCTCACCTCGACCTGCTCAAAGCTATGGGCTGTAAGGTTTGCATCACCTGCGAAACCTCCAACGCAATCCATGGTGCTGATGACACCGCGCTCGCAGACAAGCCTATGCTGGCTGATGACCAGTGGGCAAAGTTTGGCGCTGACGTTGAAGCGGTTGCTGCCTACTGCGCTGAGCAAGGCATCTCTCTCGTTTACCACCACCACATGGGTACTGTGGTACAGAGCGGTGAAGAGATCGATCGCTTTATGGAAGTGACCGGCCCGAACACCTACCTGCTGCTGGACACTGGCCATGCATGGTTTGGTGGTGCGGACCCGGCCCAAGTTGCCAAGAAGCATATGGCTCGTGTGCGCCACCTGCACGCGAAGAACGTTCGTCCAACCATCCGTGAGCAGGTTGAAGGCGAGCGCTTGAGCTTCCTGGAAGGCGTGCGCCGCGGTGTGTTCACCGTTCCTGGCGATAAAGAAGGCGGCGTTGATTTTGAACCTGTGCTGAAGATTGCAGCTGAGCATGGCTATGAAGGCTGGCTGGTGATTGAAGCAGAGCAGGATCCTGATCAGCGCAATCCGTTCACCTACCAGAGCATGGGCCTGAAAGCACTGCGCGAGATGGCTGTAAGCGCTGGTCTTGATAAGAAGGTAGTCGCATGA